A portion of the Bactrocera neohumeralis isolate Rockhampton chromosome 2, APGP_CSIRO_Bneo_wtdbg2-racon-allhic-juicebox.fasta_v2, whole genome shotgun sequence genome contains these proteins:
- the LOC126758285 gene encoding uncharacterized protein LOC126758285 — protein sequence MRSHMYWVTKLSWLLVVILISMQRSTQGIPSFSPNECEPGNSVDPRECANGAFNLNMNRTDCELRMVCYRNIGEPCHELGTSSNCLPSLVCNCFKCSEVLSDLCRKKMPPILNMSKRTKKLYTEYMY from the exons ATGCGTTCGCATATGTACTGGGTAACTAAATTAAGTTGGCTGCTGGTAGTCATATTGATTTCTATGCAACGTTCCACACAAGGAAT CCCTTCTTTTTCACCCAATGAGTGTGAGCCCGGCAATTCAGTGGATCCCAGAGAGTGTGCGAATG GCGCATTCAACTTGAATATGAACCGCACAGATTGCGAGCTTCGCATGGTTTGTTACAGGAATATAGGAGAGCCTTGCCATGAGCTTGGCACCAGCAGCAATTGTTTGCCATCTCTGGTTTGTAATTGTTTTAAGTGCAGTGAAGTTCTGAGTGATCTATGCCGCAAAAAGATGCCACCTATATTGAACATGTCAAAGCgtacaaaaaaactttacaCGGAGTATATGTATTAA